A genomic region of Rhipicephalus sanguineus isolate Rsan-2018 chromosome 3, BIME_Rsan_1.4, whole genome shotgun sequence contains the following coding sequences:
- the LOC119385860 gene encoding uncharacterized protein LOC119385860 — protein MAHDADPRGDSHPAGTVADVAAAPFSALPVKEIAVKDFVPVHLAGSAGAAKVIGAHNSLAKVKNACHFEPDVPYATGVRAAIRSSSPELRRSPREDNDRRSSSLLPRYIQFPSDGSLLTESSAFREQRSLQRLAGHIPCGPGRAVLRRTKLRAQRSAMSELWKKPRRNHMGGVGVDAHARSEPPPHSMLLPEGDDELASTNDTVFGARRSRFLREDIQPCTSFVGISSSTTDRYCCRDRASSSCLPGASSLRRLERPPASSESRGRCQLDRLRPSGCRQQKRRRVRVSSSSRTDDYEDDLLLARLEDHAACAKLSLSELRCPAGKLRTSDMFVGGGRRCRSADVVEVARNVVIWVLVLSGTATIMFGAVGIIVLRTGSVMFLSSAVGCVLTTAGVLMAIYCTDASTDRGLQRMMNHKYNYT, from the exons ATGGCCCACGACGCAGACCCGCGAGGGGACTCGCACCCCGCAGGTACTGTCGCGGATGTGGCCGCAGCCCCGTTCAGCGCGCTGCCCGTCAAGGAGATCGCCGTCAAGGACTTCGTGCCCGTACATCTTGCAGGAAGCGCAG GAGCAGCGAAAGTGATCGGTGCTCACAACTCGCTGGCCAAGGTGAAAAATGCGTGTCACTTCGAGCCCGACGTGCCCTACGCAACGGGCGTACGAGCGGCGATTCGGAGCAGCTCGCCGGAGTTACGCCGTAGCCCGCGAGAGGACAACGACCGCCGCTCCAGCTCGCTGCTCCCCCGTTACATACAGTTCCCCAGCGACGGCAGCCTCCTCACGGAATCCAGCGCCTTCAGGGAGCAGCGCTCACTTCAG CGCCTGGCGGGGCACATCCCGTGTGGTCCTGGCCGAGCCGTCCTGCGACGCACCAAGCTTCGCGCCCAGCGGTCGGCCATGTCGGAGCTCTGGAAGAAGCCCCGACGGAACCACATGGGCGGCGTCGGCGTAGACGCGCACGCGCGCTCCGAGCCGCCGCCGCACTCTATGTTGCTGCCCGAAGGCGACGACGAGCTCGCGTCGACCAACGACACGGTGTTCGGGGCTCGGAGGAGCCGCTTCCTACGCGAGGATATCCAGCCTTGCACCTCGTTTGTCGGCATCTCCTCGTCAACCACCGACCGCTACTGTTGCAG GGACCGTGCCTCGAGCAGCTGCCTGCCAGGAGCCTCGTCGCTTCGACGCCTGGAGAGGCCTCCGGCGTCCTCCGAGAGCCGCGGCCGGTGCCAGCTCGACCGCCTGCGGCCCAGCGGGTGTCGCCAGCAGAAACGTCGCCGCGTGCGGGTCAGCTCGTCGTCGCGCACCGACGACTACGAGGACGACCTGCTGCTCGCCAGGCTCGAGGACCACGCCGCGTGCGCCAAGCTCTCCCTCTCCGAACTCCGGTGCCCCGCGGGAAAGCTGCGCACCAGCGACATGTTTGTCGGCG GGGGCCGGCGCTGTCGTTCAGCGGACGTGGTCGAAGTGGCTCGCAACGTGGTGATCTGGGTGCTCGTGCTGAGCGGCACGGCGACCATCATGTTCGGCGCGGTGGGCATCATCGTGCTGCGCACCGGCTCCGTCATGTTTCTCAGCTCGGCCGTCGGCTGTGTGCTCACAACCGCGGGTGTACTGATGGCCATCTACTGCACGGACGCTTCCACAGACCGTGGGCTGCAGCGAATGATGAACCACAAGTACAACTATACATGA